A single genomic interval of Dyella sp. GSA-30 harbors:
- the ihfA gene encoding integration host factor subunit alpha produces the protein MALTKAEMAERLFLEVGLNKREAKEFVDAYFEVIREALEGGEQVKLSGFGNFDLRQKNQRPGRNPKTGEEIPISARRVVTFRPGQKLKVRVEGYAGPRE, from the coding sequence ATGGCGCTGACCAAGGCGGAGATGGCCGAGCGCCTTTTCCTCGAAGTGGGCCTCAACAAACGTGAGGCGAAAGAATTCGTGGATGCCTATTTCGAGGTTATCCGCGAGGCGTTGGAAGGCGGCGAGCAGGTGAAGCTGTCCGGGTTCGGTAATTTCGACCTCCGGCAGAAGAACCAGCGGCCGGGTCGCAACCCGAAGACCGGCGAAGAGATTCCGATCTCCGCCCGTCGGGTGGTAACGTTCCGTCCGGGGCAGAAACTCAAGGTGCGAGTCGAGGGCTATGCTGGACCAAGGGAATAA
- the rpmI gene encoding 50S ribosomal protein L35, translated as MPKIKTNRAAAKRFRKTASGKFKAGHAFKSHILTKKSTKRKRNLRATNHVKACDTKGVARMLPYL; from the coding sequence ATGCCCAAGATCAAGACCAACCGGGCGGCGGCGAAGCGTTTTCGCAAGACCGCATCCGGCAAGTTCAAGGCCGGTCACGCCTTCAAGTCACACATCCTGACGAAGAAGTCGACCAAGCGTAAGCGCAATCTGCGCGCTACCAACCACGTCAAAGCTTGCGACACCAAGGGTGTAGCACGCATGTTGCCGTACTTGTAA
- the thrS gene encoding threonine--tRNA ligase — MIEITLPDGSKRPFDHPVSVQDVAASIGAGLAKATLAGKVDGKLVDASFPIDHDASLEIVTEKSPEALDILRHSTAHLLAQAVQRLYPGAQVTIGPVIDNGFYYDFAYERPFTPDDLVKIEAEMEKIVKEQIPVTRSVKSRDEAVAFFRGLGENYKAEIIESIPSNEELSLYTQGEFTDLCRGPHVPNTGKLRAFKLMKVAGAYWRGDSNNAMLTRIYGTSWLSDKDLKAYLHQLEEAEKRDHRKIGKALDLFHQQEESPGMVFWHPNGWAIWQAVEQYVRGVYRASGYQEVRGPQIMDVSLWKKSGHWDNYKENMFFTESEKRTYALKPMNCPGHVQIYNTNLHSYRDLPIRYGEFGGCHRNEPSGALHGIMRVRAFTQDDGHIFCTEEQIESEVTAFHAQAMKVYADFGFEDIALKIALRPDKRIGSDEVWDRAEDALRAALGTAGVSWEELPGEGAFYGPKIEYHMKDSIGRAWQVGTMQVDFMMPERLGAEYVDEHSQRKHPVMLHRAIVGSMERFIGILIEHHAGNLPAWLAPVQAQVFSITDAQADYVREVAQTLVGKGFRVHADLRNEKVGYKIREHTLQKVPYLLVVGDREKEAGAVSVRTRSGEDLGSMPLAAFIERLETEGRR, encoded by the coding sequence ATGATTGAGATCACGCTACCCGACGGCAGCAAACGCCCCTTCGATCACCCCGTCTCCGTGCAGGACGTCGCCGCCTCGATTGGCGCGGGCCTGGCCAAGGCAACCCTGGCCGGCAAGGTCGACGGCAAGCTGGTGGACGCCAGTTTCCCAATCGATCACGACGCCAGCCTGGAAATCGTTACCGAGAAGAGCCCCGAGGCGCTGGACATCCTGCGCCACTCCACCGCGCATCTGCTGGCGCAGGCTGTGCAGCGCCTGTACCCGGGCGCGCAGGTGACCATCGGTCCGGTGATCGACAACGGCTTCTACTACGACTTTGCCTACGAGCGCCCGTTTACGCCCGACGATCTGGTCAAGATCGAGGCGGAGATGGAGAAGATCGTCAAGGAACAAATCCCCGTGACGCGCAGCGTGAAATCGCGCGACGAGGCGGTGGCGTTCTTCCGCGGGCTGGGCGAAAACTACAAGGCCGAGATCATCGAGAGCATCCCCTCGAACGAGGAGCTTTCGCTGTACACGCAGGGCGAATTCACCGACCTGTGCCGCGGCCCGCATGTACCCAATACGGGCAAGTTGCGCGCCTTCAAGTTGATGAAGGTGGCCGGCGCCTATTGGCGCGGCGATTCCAACAACGCGATGCTGACGCGCATTTACGGTACGTCGTGGCTCAGTGATAAGGATCTGAAGGCGTACCTGCATCAGCTCGAAGAGGCCGAGAAGCGCGACCACCGCAAGATCGGCAAGGCGCTCGATCTCTTCCATCAGCAGGAAGAATCGCCGGGCATGGTGTTCTGGCATCCGAACGGCTGGGCGATCTGGCAGGCGGTGGAGCAGTACGTGCGCGGCGTGTACCGCGCCAGCGGCTACCAAGAGGTCCGCGGCCCGCAGATCATGGACGTGAGCCTGTGGAAGAAGTCCGGTCACTGGGACAACTACAAGGAAAACATGTTCTTTACCGAGTCGGAAAAGCGCACTTATGCGCTCAAGCCGATGAACTGCCCCGGTCACGTGCAGATCTACAACACGAACCTGCACAGCTACCGCGACCTGCCGATCCGCTACGGCGAATTCGGCGGCTGTCATCGCAACGAGCCCTCGGGTGCGCTGCATGGCATCATGCGCGTGCGCGCCTTCACCCAGGACGACGGTCACATCTTCTGCACGGAAGAACAGATCGAATCGGAGGTCACGGCCTTCCACGCCCAGGCGATGAAGGTCTATGCCGACTTCGGCTTCGAGGACATTGCACTGAAGATCGCCCTGCGCCCCGACAAGCGCATCGGCAGCGATGAGGTCTGGGATCGCGCCGAGGACGCCCTGCGCGCCGCGCTGGGCACCGCTGGCGTGAGCTGGGAAGAACTGCCGGGCGAGGGTGCCTTCTATGGCCCCAAGATCGAGTACCACATGAAGGACTCGATCGGCCGTGCCTGGCAGGTCGGCACCATGCAGGTCGATTTCATGATGCCCGAGCGCCTGGGCGCCGAGTACGTGGACGAGCATAGCCAGCGCAAGCACCCGGTCATGCTGCACCGGGCCATCGTGGGCTCGATGGAGCGTTTTATAGGTATTCTGATCGAGCACCATGCCGGGAACCTGCCTGCATGGCTGGCTCCGGTGCAGGCCCAGGTGTTCTCAATTACCGACGCCCAGGCCGATTATGTCCGGGAAGTGGCGCAAACCCTTGTCGGTAAAGGTTTCCGGGTTCACGCCGATTTGCGCAATGAGAAGGTCGGCTATAAAATCCGAGAGCATACGTTGCAGAAAGTCCCCTACTTGCTTGTGGTCGGTGATCGCGAGAAGGAAGCTGGGGCGGTTTCTGTGCGTACCCGTTCGGGCGAGGATCTCGGCAGCATGCCGCTAGCCGCCTTTATCGAACGCCTGGAGACCGAAGGACGGCGCTAA
- the pheT gene encoding phenylalanine--tRNA ligase subunit beta, whose protein sequence is MKFSENWLRELVEIKADRAALAHALTMAGLEVEELTVLGEQLSGVVVGEIVAAEKHPEADRLQVCKVDAGQGELLQIVCGAPNARVGIKVPLATVGANLPGGIAIKAAKLRGVESFGMLCSAKELGIDADASGLLELPLDAPVGKPLADYLGLPDAAFELKLTPNRPDCLGLVGLAHDVAALFGSAVKVPEQKTAPVTGTVTRGIRLEAGADAPRYLGRVIEGIDMAARSPLWLVERLRRSGLRSISPVVDITNYVMLELGQPLHAFDNDKLDGDIVVRHARAGEIVKLLDGSEAKVDPSFVLIADEKKALAVAGVMGGYDSRVTDDTRSIFFEAAHFAPAAIMGRARKLGMHTDASHRFERGVDPELPRRALERATELLLAIAGGKAGPVSVAENLADLPKPATVALRRARLRRVLGVEVADAEVLRIFTALGMRIEPAGEGWQVTAPSSRFDIEREEDLIEEVARIFGYDNIPTHTPAGALTLAIDPEARIGELALREQLAARGYFEAVTLAFVGADLLGRWGFDKNLVPLANPLSADLAVMRPSLLPALIEALSHNRARQQDRVRLFELGRTFAAGDPPLETPSLAMVACGSARAEQWGEPARVLDFYDLKGELDAIVAWGGEPQRWSVHADGLPGWLHPGRAARVSFDGTTVGYLGAVHPQLAKALDLAPDVHVLELALEPLLTRRLPAATPVPRFPSVRRDIAVDLPEEVSWAQVEHAVRTSLGERLKSLTLFDRYSGKGVEAGRKSLAMGLILQDASRTLTDIDADQCVGDAVSALEKACKAKLRG, encoded by the coding sequence ATGAAATTCTCCGAAAACTGGCTGCGCGAGCTGGTCGAGATCAAGGCGGACCGCGCCGCATTGGCGCACGCCCTGACCATGGCCGGCCTGGAAGTCGAAGAGCTGACCGTGCTGGGCGAGCAATTGTCCGGCGTGGTCGTGGGCGAGATTGTCGCGGCGGAAAAACATCCCGAAGCCGACCGGTTGCAGGTATGCAAGGTCGATGCGGGGCAGGGCGAGTTGTTGCAGATCGTTTGTGGCGCGCCGAACGCGCGCGTCGGCATCAAGGTGCCGCTGGCGACCGTCGGCGCGAACCTGCCCGGCGGGATCGCGATCAAGGCGGCCAAGCTGCGTGGCGTGGAATCGTTTGGCATGCTGTGCTCGGCCAAGGAACTGGGCATCGATGCCGATGCGTCGGGCTTGCTGGAACTGCCGCTCGATGCGCCTGTAGGCAAGCCGTTAGCCGACTACCTTGGCCTGCCGGACGCTGCGTTCGAATTGAAGCTGACGCCGAACCGCCCCGATTGCCTGGGTCTGGTTGGCCTTGCGCACGATGTTGCCGCGCTGTTCGGCAGCGCAGTGAAGGTGCCCGAGCAAAAGACCGCGCCGGTGACCGGTACAGTCACGCGCGGCATTCGCCTGGAAGCCGGTGCCGATGCGCCGCGCTATCTCGGTCGCGTCATCGAGGGCATCGACATGGCCGCGCGTTCGCCGCTGTGGCTGGTCGAGCGCCTGCGCCGTTCCGGTCTGCGTTCGATCAGCCCGGTGGTCGACATCACCAACTATGTGATGCTCGAACTTGGCCAGCCCTTGCATGCATTTGACAACGACAAGCTCGACGGCGACATCGTGGTGCGCCATGCGCGTGCCGGCGAAATCGTCAAACTGCTCGACGGCAGCGAGGCAAAGGTCGATCCGAGCTTCGTGCTGATTGCCGACGAAAAGAAGGCGCTGGCCGTGGCCGGTGTCATGGGCGGTTACGACTCGCGTGTGACCGACGACACCCGCAGCATCTTTTTCGAGGCCGCGCATTTCGCGCCAGCCGCGATCATGGGGCGTGCCCGCAAGCTCGGCATGCATACCGATGCTTCGCACCGCTTCGAGCGTGGTGTCGACCCCGAGCTGCCGCGCCGTGCGCTGGAACGCGCCACCGAACTGCTGCTCGCCATCGCCGGCGGCAAGGCCGGTCCGGTGTCGGTGGCCGAGAACCTGGCCGATCTGCCCAAACCCGCCACGGTTGCTTTGCGTCGTGCGCGTTTGCGCCGCGTGCTGGGCGTCGAGGTGGCCGATGCGGAAGTGCTGCGTATCTTCACTGCGCTCGGCATGCGCATCGAGCCGGCCGGCGAAGGCTGGCAGGTCACCGCGCCGAGCAGTCGTTTCGATATCGAGCGCGAGGAGGATCTGATCGAAGAGGTCGCGCGCATCTTCGGCTACGACAACATCCCCACGCATACCCCGGCTGGCGCGCTGACCCTGGCGATCGACCCGGAAGCGCGTATCGGCGAACTGGCCCTGCGTGAGCAGTTGGCAGCGCGTGGCTACTTCGAGGCGGTGACCCTGGCCTTCGTCGGCGCCGACCTGCTTGGTCGCTGGGGTTTCGACAAGAACCTGGTGCCGCTGGCCAATCCCTTGTCGGCTGACCTGGCGGTCATGCGGCCCTCGCTGCTGCCGGCGCTGATCGAGGCGCTGTCGCACAACCGTGCGCGTCAGCAGGACCGGGTACGCCTGTTCGAGCTGGGCCGTACCTTCGCGGCCGGCGACCCGCCGTTGGAGACACCCTCCCTGGCCATGGTCGCCTGCGGTTCGGCGCGTGCCGAGCAGTGGGGCGAGCCGGCCCGTGTGCTGGACTTCTACGATCTCAAGGGCGAGCTCGATGCCATCGTCGCCTGGGGCGGCGAGCCGCAGCGCTGGTCGGTGCACGCCGATGGCCTGCCGGGCTGGCTGCATCCGGGCCGGGCCGCACGCGTGAGCTTTGACGGTACGACCGTCGGTTATCTTGGGGCCGTGCATCCCCAGTTGGCCAAGGCGCTGGATCTGGCTCCGGACGTCCATGTGCTGGAGCTGGCGCTGGAGCCGCTGCTGACCCGTCGCCTGCCTGCGGCCACACCGGTGCCGCGTTTCCCTTCGGTGCGTCGCGATATTGCGGTGGATCTGCCGGAGGAGGTCAGCTGGGCGCAGGTCGAGCACGCTGTACGTACCAGCCTGGGCGAGCGTCTGAAATCCCTGACCCTGTTCGACCGCTATAGCGGCAAGGGGGTCGAGGCAGGCCGAAAGAGTCTCGCTATGGGCTTGATTTTGCAGGACGCTTCACGCACCCTTACCGACATTGATGCCGACCAATGCGTAGGGGACGCGGTGTCTGCATTGGAGAAAGCATGCAAGGCAAAGTTGCGAGGATGA
- the pheS gene encoding phenylalanine--tRNA ligase subunit alpha, with amino-acid sequence MDDLDSRAAQALAEIDKAESLEALDALRVGLLGKSGIVTAALKALGALPPEEKKSRGAEVNRVKEKLADALAARKATLEQAELDRRLASERLDISLPGRDGERGGIHPITRALERIAAIFARLGYQRADGPEIEDDWHNFEALNFPPHHPARAMHDTFYFGDGRLLRTHTSPVQIRSMQGRQPPIRIIAPGKVYRSDSDQTHSPMFHQIEGLLVDETSSFADLKGTLAEFIRAFFERDFEMRFRPSYFPFTEPSAEVDIRWDAEDGSTRWLEVLGCGMVHPNVLKNCGIDPERYTGFAFGLGVERFAMLRYGVSDLRAFFENDLRFLKQFA; translated from the coding sequence ATGGACGATCTGGATAGCCGCGCCGCGCAGGCGCTGGCGGAAATCGACAAGGCCGAATCGCTCGAGGCGCTCGACGCGCTGCGTGTGGGGCTGCTGGGCAAGAGCGGTATCGTTACCGCGGCCCTGAAAGCGTTGGGCGCGTTGCCGCCGGAAGAGAAAAAGAGCCGCGGCGCCGAGGTCAATCGCGTCAAGGAAAAGCTCGCCGATGCCCTGGCCGCGCGCAAGGCCACGCTGGAACAGGCCGAGCTCGACCGTCGTCTGGCTTCCGAGCGCCTGGATATTTCGCTGCCGGGTCGCGATGGCGAACGTGGCGGTATTCACCCGATCACGCGTGCGCTGGAGCGCATTGCCGCGATCTTTGCGCGCCTGGGTTACCAGCGTGCCGACGGTCCGGAGATCGAAGACGACTGGCACAACTTCGAAGCGCTGAACTTCCCGCCGCATCATCCGGCGCGCGCCATGCACGACACCTTTTATTTCGGTGACGGCCGACTGTTGCGCACGCATACCTCGCCGGTGCAGATCCGCTCGATGCAGGGACGGCAGCCGCCGATCCGTATCATCGCGCCGGGCAAGGTCTATCGCAGCGATTCGGATCAGACCCATTCGCCGATGTTTCACCAGATCGAAGGCCTGCTGGTCGACGAGACCTCCAGCTTTGCCGATCTGAAAGGCACGCTGGCCGAATTCATCCGCGCGTTTTTCGAGCGCGATTTCGAGATGCGTTTCCGTCCGAGCTATTTCCCGTTTACCGAGCCGTCGGCCGAGGTGGATATCCGCTGGGATGCCGAGGACGGCTCGACGCGCTGGCTCGAAGTGCTTGGCTGCGGCATGGTGCATCCGAACGTGCTGAAGAACTGCGGTATCGATCCGGAGCGTTACACCGGGTTTGCCTTCGGCCTGGGTGTCGAGCGCTTCGCCATGCTGCGTTATGGCGTGTCCGATCTGCGCGCGTTCTTCGAGAACGACCTGCGCTTCCTCAAGCAGTTCGCTTAA
- the infC gene encoding translation initiation factor IF-3, whose translation MATTDNKGNRRNHEIRVPRVRVIGPEMEQLGILTRDEALRAAEEAGMDLVEIQPNGDPPVCRIMDYGKFKFEAQKKAQAAKKKQKQVEIKEVKFRPVTDVGDYQIKLRNMLRFLEEGDKVKVTIRFRGREMSHQDLGQNLAKKIQEDVGENGQIESFPRLEGRQMVMMIGPKKK comes from the coding sequence ATCGCTACCACCGACAATAAGGGCAACCGCCGTAACCATGAGATTCGCGTGCCGCGCGTGCGCGTCATCGGTCCGGAAATGGAGCAGCTGGGCATTCTCACCCGTGACGAGGCGCTTCGTGCCGCCGAGGAAGCGGGCATGGATCTCGTGGAGATCCAGCCGAACGGCGATCCGCCGGTCTGCCGCATCATGGACTACGGCAAGTTTAAGTTCGAAGCCCAGAAGAAGGCCCAGGCTGCCAAGAAGAAGCAGAAGCAGGTCGAGATCAAGGAAGTGAAGTTCCGCCCGGTAACGGACGTGGGCGACTACCAGATCAAGCTGCGCAATATGCTGCGCTTCCTGGAAGAGGGCGATAAGGTCAAGGTCACCATCCGCTTCCGCGGCCGCGAAATGTCCCACCAGGACCTCGGCCAGAACCTGGCCAAGAAGATCCAGGAGGACGTCGGCGAGAACGGACAGATCGAGTCCTTCCCGCGGTTGGAAGGGCGCCAGATGGTGATGATGATCGGGCCCAAGAAGAAGTAG
- a CDS encoding MerR family transcriptional regulator, whose translation MLDQGNNTELPAIPAKRYFTIGEVSDLCGVKPHVLRYWEQEFPALNPVKRRGNRRYYQRHDVLMIRQIRSLLYDEGFTITGARARLEGPQARMEASMSHQIVRQVRMELEEVLTLLRR comes from the coding sequence ATGCTGGACCAAGGGAATAACACCGAACTGCCCGCCATCCCGGCCAAGCGCTACTTCACCATCGGTGAGGTGAGCGACTTGTGCGGAGTGAAACCCCACGTGCTGCGCTACTGGGAGCAGGAATTTCCTGCGCTCAACCCGGTCAAGCGCCGTGGCAATCGCCGCTACTACCAGCGTCATGACGTGCTGATGATCCGTCAGATCCGTTCGCTGCTGTACGACGAAGGCTTCACCATCACCGGCGCCCGTGCCCGGCTGGAAGGCCCGCAGGCGCGGATGGAAGCGAGCATGTCGCACCAGATCGTGCGCCAGGTGCGCATGGAGCTGGAAGAAGTTCTCACGCTGCTGCGTCGCTGA
- the serA gene encoding phosphoglycerate dehydrogenase, protein MKTSFPKQDIKVLLLEGVSRSAVESFRQAGYSQIEYHEKSLPEDELKRRIADAHIVGIRSRTHLSGDVLAHAKRLLAVGCFCIGTNQVDLETAKVQGVPVFNAPYSNTRSVAELVIAEAIMLLRGIPQKNALCHRGGWTKSAAGSFETRDKVLGIVGYGHIGTQVGVLAEGLGMRVIFHDIESKLSLGNARAAAGLDDLLERADVITLHVPETPSTKLMIGATELAKMRKGAMLINASRGTVVDIDALAHALRSEHIAGAAVDVFPVEPKGNDDAFVSPLIGMDNVILTPHIGGSTLEAQDNIGIEVAAKLVRYSDNGSTLSAVNFPEVSLPEHPRSRRLLHIHRNVPGVLSRINEVFSAGNINIDAQFLQTDSQVGYVVIDVSADEAQAGELKDRLATISGTLRSRVLY, encoded by the coding sequence ATGAAGACATCCTTTCCCAAACAAGACATCAAGGTGCTGCTGCTCGAAGGCGTCAGCCGCAGCGCCGTGGAAAGCTTTCGCCAAGCCGGCTACAGCCAGATCGAGTATCACGAGAAATCACTGCCGGAAGACGAGCTGAAACGCCGTATCGCCGACGCGCATATCGTCGGCATCCGCTCCCGCACCCACCTGTCCGGCGATGTGCTGGCGCATGCCAAGCGACTGCTCGCCGTCGGCTGCTTCTGCATCGGCACCAACCAGGTCGACCTGGAAACGGCCAAGGTGCAGGGCGTACCGGTGTTCAACGCGCCGTACTCGAACACGCGCAGCGTCGCCGAGTTGGTCATCGCCGAAGCGATCATGCTCCTGCGCGGCATTCCGCAAAAGAACGCGCTATGCCATCGCGGTGGCTGGACCAAGTCCGCCGCCGGCAGCTTCGAAACCCGCGACAAGGTGCTCGGCATCGTCGGCTACGGCCACATCGGCACCCAGGTCGGCGTGCTGGCCGAAGGGCTGGGCATGCGGGTTATCTTCCACGACATCGAGTCGAAGCTGTCGCTGGGCAACGCGCGCGCTGCAGCAGGCCTGGACGATCTGCTCGAACGCGCCGACGTGATCACCCTGCACGTGCCGGAAACGCCGTCGACCAAGCTGATGATCGGCGCCACCGAACTGGCCAAGATGCGCAAGGGCGCGATGCTGATCAATGCCTCGCGCGGCACCGTCGTCGACATCGACGCCCTGGCCCACGCCCTGCGCAGCGAACACATAGCCGGCGCGGCGGTCGATGTATTCCCGGTCGAGCCCAAAGGTAATGACGACGCCTTCGTCTCGCCGCTGATCGGCATGGACAACGTGATCCTGACCCCGCACATCGGCGGCAGCACGCTGGAAGCACAGGACAATATCGGCATCGAGGTGGCTGCCAAGCTGGTGCGCTATAGCGATAACGGCTCGACCCTCTCAGCCGTCAATTTCCCCGAAGTCTCCCTGCCCGAACACCCGCGCAGCCGCCGCTTGTTACATATTCATCGCAACGTTCCGGGCGTTCTGTCGCGCATCAATGAAGTGTTCTCGGCCGGCAACATCAATATCGATGCCCAGTTCCTGCAAACCGATTCGCAGGTGGGTTATGTGGTGATCGATGTCTCGGCGGATGAAGCGCAGGCTGGCGAGCTGAAAGATCGCCTGGCGACGATTTCGGGGACGCTGCGCAGTCGAGTGCTGTACTGA
- a CDS encoding FAD-binding oxidoreductase, producing MSTQATPLTDPRLAELAAECPALRLLTEPGDLEHYGRDWTRRWTPAPLAIALPAAAEEVQAIVRWANRQQIAIVPSGGRTGLSGGAVAAQGELVVSLERMNRVLGFDPVDRTLTVQPGITLQAVHDAAREHGLIYPVDFAARGSCSIGGNIATNAGGIRVIRYGNTREWIAGLKAVSGAGEWLELNRGLIKNSSGYDFRHLLIGSEGTLGIVVEATLKLTDPPPPSQTMLLALPDMDALMQVFALFRARLSLQAFEFFTDIAQKHVLAHGAQRAIDGDYPYYVVTEFDAVDATAMDVALSAFEHGMEQGWIVDGVIAQSEAQAAALWRLREGITESLAPHRPYKNDISVRIGAVPAFLHEMQTLLSHEYPDIEVVWFGHIGDGNLHINVLKPAALDDAAFIAQCEHVTKLLAATLRRHGGSISAEHGIGLVKKPYLESTRGEAEIALMRQVRHVFDPRGILNPGKLFD from the coding sequence ATGTCGACACAAGCCACCCCCCTCACCGATCCCCGCCTGGCCGAGCTGGCCGCCGAATGTCCCGCGCTGCGCCTGCTGACCGAACCGGGCGACCTGGAGCATTACGGCCGCGACTGGACGCGTCGCTGGACGCCCGCCCCGTTGGCCATCGCGCTGCCTGCTGCGGCCGAGGAGGTGCAGGCCATCGTGCGCTGGGCCAACCGGCAGCAGATTGCCATCGTGCCCTCGGGCGGGCGTACCGGGCTTTCCGGCGGCGCCGTGGCGGCGCAGGGCGAATTGGTAGTGAGCCTGGAACGGATGAACCGTGTACTCGGCTTCGATCCGGTCGACCGCACGCTCACCGTGCAGCCGGGTATTACCCTGCAAGCGGTACATGATGCGGCAAGGGAGCACGGCCTGATCTATCCGGTGGATTTCGCCGCGCGCGGTTCATGCTCGATCGGCGGCAATATCGCCACCAACGCGGGCGGCATTCGCGTCATCCGTTACGGCAATACGCGCGAGTGGATTGCCGGGCTCAAGGCGGTCTCCGGCGCGGGCGAGTGGCTGGAACTCAATCGCGGTTTGATCAAGAACTCCAGCGGCTACGATTTCCGTCATCTGTTGATCGGCTCGGAAGGGACGCTCGGCATCGTGGTGGAAGCGACGCTCAAGCTGACCGATCCGCCGCCGCCATCGCAGACCATGTTGCTGGCGCTGCCGGACATGGATGCGCTGATGCAGGTGTTCGCCTTGTTTCGTGCGCGTCTTTCGTTGCAGGCGTTCGAGTTTTTTACCGATATCGCGCAGAAGCACGTGCTGGCACATGGCGCGCAGCGGGCAATCGACGGCGACTATCCCTATTACGTGGTGACCGAGTTCGACGCTGTCGACGCGACGGCGATGGATGTCGCACTGTCCGCCTTCGAACACGGCATGGAGCAGGGTTGGATCGTCGACGGCGTGATCGCGCAGAGCGAAGCGCAGGCCGCGGCATTGTGGCGTTTGCGCGAAGGCATTACCGAAAGCCTGGCGCCGCATCGTCCCTACAAGAACGACATCTCGGTACGCATCGGTGCCGTGCCTGCCTTCCTGCACGAGATGCAGACGCTACTGTCGCACGAGTACCCGGATATCGAAGTGGTGTGGTTCGGCCATATCGGCGATGGCAACCTGCACATCAATGTGCTCAAGCCGGCTGCGCTCGACGATGCCGCCTTCATCGCCCAATGCGAACACGTCACCAAGCTCCTCGCGGCCACCTTGCGACGCCATGGCGGCAGCATCTCGGCCGAACACGGTATTGGGCTGGTCAAGAAGCCTTACCTGGAGTCGACCCGTGGCGAAGCGGAGATCGCGTTGATGCGTCAGGTTCGCCACGTGTTCGACCCCAGGGGCATTCTCAATCCGGGCAAGCTGTTCGACTGA
- the rplT gene encoding 50S ribosomal protein L20, with protein MARVKRGVTARRRHKKIIGRAKGYYNARRKVFRVANQAVIKAGQYAYIGRKQRKRQFRALWIVRINAAARQFGLSYSRLINGLAKAGITVDRKVLADIAVHDIKAFGAIAEKAKASLAA; from the coding sequence ATGGCTCGTGTAAAGCGTGGCGTTACCGCCCGTCGTCGTCATAAGAAAATCATCGGTCGTGCCAAGGGCTACTACAACGCCCGCCGCAAGGTCTTCCGCGTTGCCAACCAGGCCGTCATCAAGGCTGGTCAGTACGCCTACATCGGCCGCAAGCAGCGCAAGCGTCAGTTCCGCGCGCTGTGGATCGTTCGTATCAACGCTGCTGCGCGTCAGTTCGGTCTGTCGTACAGCCGCCTGATCAACGGTCTGGCCAAGGCCGGTATCACCGTCGACCGCAAGGTGCTGGCCGATATCGCCGTGCACGACATCAAGGCGTTTGGCGCCATCGCAGAAAAGGCGAAGGCCAGTCTGGCCGCTTGA